A genome region from Pelodiscus sinensis isolate JC-2024 chromosome 27, ASM4963464v1, whole genome shotgun sequence includes the following:
- the SRPK1 gene encoding SRSF protein kinase 1 isoform X4, with protein MERLEAGPGSGEEPTRRSPLLLLRRRGRCRTRSAEPGGVALLTSSSSSGSSGSEEEAEIWWRAQRRAKVPKVRTLRPARPSSAQAQKQADGVERTRGEPWGLPALAAMERKVLALQARKKRTKAKKDKAQKKPETQNRGPTTHSENDLPEQEEEILGSDDDEQEDPNDYCKGGYHLVKIGDLFNGRYHVIRKLGWGHFSTVWLSWDIQGKRFVAMKVVKSAEHYTETALDEIKLLKSVRNTDPNDPNREMVVQLLDDFKISGVNGSHICMVFEVLGHHLLKWIIKSNYQGLPLPCVKRIIQQVLQGLDYLHTKCRIIHTDIKPENILLCVNEQYIRRLAAEATEWQRSGAPPPSGSAVSTAPQPKPADKMSKNKKKKLKKKQKRQAELLEKRMQEIEEMEKEASPVHKQPEEQEETQNSLEMLLKESPPDEGVPEKLDEDAHVQEQIILMEGSMEKCMPEINCNGMVQMTAFSDSNQGSETLEEDLHNANNCDEHALAKDGFHTCNYIQHNGDAENRSQEEMSDSRVPLISEVLDSMVYQPTSSEEQSFNEQEISQLQESIRAEIPSEDENENNGTSENKGKSTAGNFLLNPLEPKNADKLKVKIADLGNACWVHKHFTEDIQTRQYRSLEVLIGSGYNTPADIWSTACMAFELATGDYLFEPHSGEDYSRDEGTLTRAKRLQRERKSRHSMSGASACSHGSQQANHKKKASATCSLLFIGIEWLLCLTQGPSSTFVTKECATSLLIRVLHLLSTAVSP; from the exons ATGGAGCGGTtggaggcggggccgggctcAGGGGAGGAGCCTACCCGGCGGTCCCCGCTCCTCCTTCTCCGCCGGAGGGGGCGTTGCCGGACGCGCTCGGCagagccagggggcgtggccttgCTGACGAGCTCGAGCTCgagcggcagcagcgggagcGAGGAGGAGGCGGAGATCTGGTGGCGCGCGCAGCGGCGCGCGAAGGTGCCCAAAGTGCGCACGCTTCGCCCGGCGCGGCCTAGCTCTGCGCAGGCGCAAAAGCAGGCGGATGGTGTAGAGCGCACGCGCGGAGAGCCGTGGGGGCTACCGGCTCTCGCCGCCATGGAGCGGAAAG TTCTGGCCTTGCAGGCCCGCAAGAAGCGGACCAAAGCCAAGAAGGACAAGGCCCAGAAAAA GCCTGAAACTCAAAATCGAGGCCCTACTACTCATTCAGAGAACGATCTTCCTGAACAAGAGGAGGAGATCCTGGGGTCAGATGATGATGAACAGGAGGATCCAAATGATTATTGTAAAG GTGGTTATCATCTTGTGAAAATAGGAGATCTATTCAATGGGCGATACCATGTGATTCGGAAGCTTGGATGGGGACACTTTTCCACGGTTTGGCTATCTTGGGACATTCA GGGGAAAAGGTTTGTCGCTATGAAAGTAGTGAAGAGTGCTGAGCATTACACAGAAACAGCACTGGATGAAATCAAACTGCTGAAATCA GTCCGTAACACTGACCCCAACGATCCAAATAGAGAGATGGTGGTTCAGTTACTAGACGACTTCAAGATCTCAGGAGTCAATGGCTCCC ACATCTGTATGGTGTTTGAAGTTCTAGGGCATCATCTCCTGAAGTGGATCATCAAGTCAAATTATCAGGGCCTTCCACTCCCCTGTGTGAAAAGAATCATCCAACAG GTTCTGCAGGGTCTGGATTACTTACACACCAAGTGTCGAATCATCCATACAGATATTAAACCTGAGAACATTCTCCTGTGCGTTAATGAGCAATACATCCGCAGGCTGGCCGCAGAAGCAACAGAATGGCAGAGATCTGGGGCACCCCCTCCGTCTGGCTCTGCAG TGAGTACTGCACCACAGCCCAAACCA GCTGACAAAATGtcaaagaataagaaaaaaaaattaaagaaaaagcaGAAACGACAGGCGGAGCTTCTGGAGAAGCGAATGCAGGAGATCGAGGAGATGGAGAAGGAGGCAAGCCCTGTACACAAACAGCCTGAAGAGCAGGAAGAAACTCAGAACTCTCTCGAGATGCTCTTAAAAGAGAGCCCACCTGATGAAGGGGTACCAGAAAAGCTGG atgaAGATGCCCATGTGCAAGAGCAAATTATCCTAATGGAAGGCAGCATGGAAAAGTGCATGCCAGAAATCAACTGCAATGGGATGGTACAAATGACTGCCTTCTCAGACTCCAACCAAGGGTCTGAGACGCTTGAGGAGGACCTTCATAATGCCAATAACTGTGATGAGCACGCCCTAGCAAAGGATGGTTTCCACACTTGTAATTACATCCAGCATAATGGAGATGCAGAGAACCGGTCACAAGAAGAAATGTCGGACTCACGTGTGCCCTTAATTTCTGAGGTTCTCGATTCCATGGTATATCAGCCCACTTCAAGTGAAGAGCAGTCGTTCAATGAGCAGGAGATAAGCCAGTTGCAAGAGAGTATACGGGCAGAAATACCCTCAGAGGATGAGAATGAAAATAATGGCACATCTGAGAATAAAG GGAAATCCACTGCTGGGAATTTTCTCCTTAATCCCCTTGAGCCCAAGAATGCAGATAAGCTCAAAGTGAAGATAGCTGATCTAGGAAATGCCTGCTGGGTG cACAAGCACTTCACTGAGGACATTCAGACAAGGCAATACCGGTCCCTGGAGGTGCTGATAGGGTCCGGGTATAACACTCCTGCTGATATTTGGAGCACAGCCTGTATG GCCTTTGAACTAGCCACAGGAGACTACTTGTTTGAGCCCCACTCTGGAGAAGACTACTCGCGGGATGAag GCACACTTACACGGGCAAAGAggttgcagagagagagaaaatcaagGCATAGTATGTCCGGAGCGTCTGCCTGCAGTCATGGATCCCAGCAAGCTAATCATAAAAAGAAGGCTTCTGCCACATGTTCTCTCCTTTTTATTGGAATTGAGTGGCTCCTGTGTCTCACTCAGGGTCCTTCCTCCACGTTTGTCACCAAGGAGTGTGCCACATCTCTCTTGATCAGGGTCCTTCATTTGCTTAGCACAGCGGTGTCTCCATGA